The genomic DNA GCGGTCGAGAACACCTCGGCGGCCGAGAGCGTGATCCGCGACACCGACTTCGCCACCGAGACCGCCTCTCTGACCCGCAACCAGATCCTGGTCTCGGCCTCGACGAACATCCTCGCCATCGCCAACAGCCAGCCGCAGGCCGTCCTGCAGCTCCTCGGCTAAAGCGAACGCCGGGACGACCGGCTGAGGTAACCCCCCGATCCCACGGCCCCGGAGCACACGCTCCGGGGCCTTTCGCTTTTGCACCCCTTCGCGCCCATCGATCCGATCTCTACATCACCCCATGCCACCGGCTCGAACCACCCCGCCGCCCCCACGCAAGAAGCGCCCCGCGCCACACGACGACCTGCCCCGCGCCCTCGCCGCGGAGATCGATCTCTTCTTCACCTACATAAGAGTCGAGTGCGGCTTCAGGCCCAACACGGTCGCCGCATACGGACACGACATCCTGACGCTCGCCCGCGACCTCGTCTCCCGAGGCGTGGGCTCATGGAGCTCCGTCAACGGGCGCATGCTCTCCGAGCACCTCGCCTCGCTCCACGCCATCCACAACATGGAGCCCTCCAGCGTCGCCCGCCACCTCGCCACGCTCCGCGTCTTCTTCCGCTTCCTTCACGCCCGCTCCGTCATCGCAGAGGATCCCACCTCGCTCCTCGAACGGCCCACGCGCTGGAAGAAGCTCCCGAACGTCCTCTCGCCGAAGCAGATGCGGGCCCTCGTCGAGGCGCCGAGCCCCCCTGCCCCCAAGCCCGATACCGAGCAGACGCCCCGCGCCCTCCGCACATTGCCGGAACTCTGGATGCGCGACCGGGCCATGCTCGAGCTGATGTACGCCTGCGGCCTGCGGGCCAGCGAGACCGCAGACCTTCTCCTCACCGACTGGGTGCCGACGCTCGGCATCATCCGCGTGCGCGGCAAGGGCGAGAAAGAACGGATCGTCCCCGTCGGCGAGCACGCCATCATCGCGACCGAACACTACCTCGAACACTGCCGCCCGCGCCTCGCCAAGCCGGGCGCGAAGGACAAGGGCCGGCTGCTGCTCTCGGTCAGGGGCCTGCCGCTGGAGCGGGTTGCGATCTGGCAGCTCGTCCGCAAGCACGCCAACGCCGCGGGGCTGCGCGAGGTCCACCCGCACATGCTCCGCCACTCCTTCGCGACGCACCTGCTGATGGGGGGCGCGGACCTGCGTGTCGTGCAGGAGCTGCTCGGGCACGCCGACATCGCCACGACCCAGATCTACACGCACGTGGACAAGACACGCCTGCGGAGCGTCCACCAGAAGTACCACCCGAGGGGATGACTAGACCACGCGGTCGCCCGCGCACGCTCGTCACTGGCCGATGGCCGTGCGCAGCATGACAAGGGCCTCGGACTGCGAGAGTCCATCGACCTCTACAACCTCATCCGCAAGGGCAAGGTAGAGCGGATCGCGCCGCGCGAGGATCCCCTCGAGCTCGTCGAGCACGCCCGAGCCGGTCAGAGACGGGCGGCTGGCGTTGTCCGCGCCGGAGAGGCGTTGGCGGAGCGTCGGCGCGGATGCGCGGAGATAGACGACGATGGCGCGTGCCGCTCGCTGCTGTTCGACGAGCATCTCCTTTGCGCCGGGTGCGGTCGGGGTGCCGCCGCCGAGCGCGAGCACGGCGCCGGGCGTCGCGAGGGCCTTTGCGAGCGCGAGGGTCTCGCCCTTGCGGAAGGCCTCTTCGCCGTCTTTCTCCCATGCCTCTGCGACGGAAGCGCGTGAGAGGATTCGAGGTGTGAGTTCGTCGAGATCGACGAAGGCGCGGGCGTTTTCGAGGGCGAGGGCCCTTCCGAGGGTGCTCTTGCCGCTGCCGCGCAGTCCGATCAGAATGATCGTGAGTTCCGCCGCCATCCGACCGAGTGTACCTGACTCTGCTCTGGAGAGCGGAGCCACCGCAAGACTCACGCGCGAGAGAGGTACGAGCCGTCGGCAGTCGAGACCTTGATCTTCTCGCCGGTCTCGATGAAGGGCGGGACGCGGGTCTTGAGCCCGGTCTCGCAGGTCGCTTCCTTCAGTTGGTTGGTCGCGGTCGCGTTCTTGATGCCCGGGGGCGTATCGGTGATCGTGAGTTCGACCGAGGCGGGAAGCTCGACGCGGATCGGGTTCCCGTCGTTGCAGAGGACGACCACCTCGGTATTGGGTCGGAGGTAGTAGATCGCATCGCCGACCAGTGCCTTGTTGAGGACGTGCTGGTCGTAGTTCTCGAGATCCATGAAGGTAGAGCCGGTGTTATCCGTGAAGAGGAACTCCATCGGACGCCGGTCGAGCTCAACGACCTGCAGGTCCTCGGTGGGCTGCATCCGCTTGTCGAGCTGCTTGCCCGAGAGAACCTCGCGGTATGTCAACTGAACGAACGCGCGAAGGTTGCCCGGCGTCCGATGCTCGATCCCGACCACCACGCAGAGCTTGCCATCCATGTTGAAACCGATACCCGGGCGCATCTCGCTGACCTTCATCGCAACTTCCCTCGAATCGCTTGCATGTTCGGAAACAGTCAGGGCAAGTGCCCCCGACCGGTAGGAGGAGAGTGTAGGCGATGCACCCCCGGCGATGCGCGGTGGTACGCTGAGATGCTGGCATCAGTCCAGGTTGACCGCCGGAAGCAGGAGGCGACACATGCGCGACGGAACCAATCGTCAGGGTGAGATGACCGGCGTGGATCGACGGGCGTTCATCGCATCGGCGTGCGCCATGGGTCTGTGGCTGGCAGCCGGGAGCAACGTCGCGAGTGCCCATGTCGAGCAGCCCCCCCGGACGCGCCCGGGCCGCGATTCGACCGATCCCGCACCGAGCGAGCCGACACCCGTTCCGCCGGGGTACTTCGCCTGGGCCGCGCTCTCGGATCGCGTCCTCTTCGCGCCCGGCGATGGCGGCAACGCGCTGCTCCTGCTCGCGCCCCGGGGCGGCGCGTGCGCGCTCGTCGATGCCAAGATGCCGTACGTCGCCACGACCCTCAGGCGAGAGGCCGAGCAACGCGGCGGCAAGATCGAGACCGTGATCAACACCCACCACCACCTCGATCACATCGGCGGGAACCTGGCGTTCTCCGCCGACACCCGGATCGTCGCGCACGCGAACGCAAAGCCGCGGGTCGCGCCGCAACTGGAACGGCTCCGCCAGTTTCTCAAGAGCGGCGTCCGAACCGTCAGCAACAGCGATGGCATCAACAAGGAGCAGGCGTTGAAGGACGCCGAGGCCCTCGCCGCCGCGGCGGACACGATCGCCGCGGACCGATGGGCTCCGACACAGACGTTCAGCGGGCGGATCAGTTCTGCGAATCTCGGCGCGATGCCGATCGATCTTCACCAGGTCGGGGCCGCGCACACGGATAACGACGTGATCGTCCACGCGCCGCAGCTCGACATCGTCCACATGGGCGATCTGCTCTTTCACAATCTCTATCCGTTCATCGATCGCGACTCCGGCGCGAACGTGCGCGACTGGATCAAGACGTTGAAGTACGCCAAGCGTCTCTGCAAACCGAAGACGATCGTGGTTCCCGGTCACGGCGAGGTGACCGACGTGAAGGGGATCGACGGGATGATCGAGTTCTTCGAGAAATCGATGGACTTTGTGCAGAAGCAGATCCGCCAGAAGAAGCCGCGGGAAGAGGTGGTGGCGATGACCGTTCCGGGCCAGGAGGAACGCGGCTTCGGGCACCTCCGCGAGATGGCGATGGGTGCGATGTACGACGAATTGATGGGGTGAGCGGAGAAGCTTGAACGCGATGTACGCGAAGAGGCGACTCGATAGGAAGCAATAGAAAGTTCAACGCGGAGGGCTGCGGAGGGCACGAAGATCGCGAGAAAGAGGATTCACCACGGATCGCAGACCCGCATGGGCGGGGGGCCACTGAGGACGCGGAGAAGAGGGCAAAAGGGGAATGTGAATGAGGCCAGAGCGCGAGAGCTTTTTGCGTCATCGCTTCATTGCCTGTGTGTGTCGATCAAGGATGATGATGGCTTGGATCCATCGACGGACCCGCTCGATGCCGCGCACGTGCGGCGGGATAAGCCCCACATGGTGGGTCATTTCCAGGCGTGCAAACACACGCTCGATCACGCGCCGGAGTGACAGCAGGCCCCTGCCGAAGCCCGTCATGCTCTGCTCCAGCATGTCGATGGCTCGACGGCGGTCCGGATGCGTTCCGGACCGCCGCACGCCGCGACCCACGCGGCAGTCCTTCCGCGGAACCACCAGTTGTCCGCCCTTGCACGCGCAGAGTTCATAGAGCTTCACGCTGTCGTAGTTCGAGTCGGCCAGCACATACCCGTTCAACTCCATGTCTCGCATCATCCGCTTGGCCATCACTGCTTCATGGCAGTGCATGGGCGTGAGACGCCAGGAGACGATCGAGCCCGCGAGATCGCAGATCGCATGGAGCTTGTAGCCGCGCAGTCCCCATGCGCCGAAGGTCGCGGTCCGGTCTCCGGAGTGCGAGGCGACGCGCAGGGCCTTGCCGTCAAGAGCCAGCACCAACGCTCCCGATGCAGAGACCAGATTCTCCGCCTCCGCCGCGGCAAGTAACGCCTGGACGCTGGTGGTTCTCAGCCGCCGGCTCATCCTGCTTGGCGAGGGCAATCGACCACGCCGCCACAACGGCCATGCATCGCGTCGGCACGCCCAGGAGGTGGGTCGTCGGTGCAAGACGGCCCAGAGAAAGGTCAGCACGATGTCCGCATCGGTGAAGGTGAAGCGACCGCCACGCGGGCTCCGATCCAGCTTCCGCACGCTCGCCGCCAACACCCTCCAACTCGCGTTGTCCATGCTCGGTCTCCTGTCTGGCAGCTCCACCAGTGGGACCGAGCATGGCATGAGCCATCAGATCGCGCAAGTCTCCACAATGGAAACACTTGGAACACATGGCGCAAAATGCTCGCGAGCGAGGGCGTCGCTGGCAGCACACACGCAACAAAGGCGTTCACCACGGAAGGCCACGGGAGGGCCACGGAAATGGCTCGCTGCGAGCGGGCAGGTTTAGGACGTGCATGGAGCGGGTGGTGATTCGGTCGGTTCCGGCGGAACTTCAAGGAACGCAGCGACTTCGGGCGGGAAGAGTGCCATGAACTCCGGCGGGAGCGGTGCGTCTGCGTCAACGTCGGAGAGGTCGATGCCGCGTGAGGCGGCGAGTTGTTCGAGGTGGGCGTTCAGGTCGTCGAGGGAAGAGGGAGAAGAGAAAGCGTTCTCAACGCGGAGGGCCGCAGAGGACGCGGAGGGATCAGAGGAACGCGGAGGGGAGGGAGAAGGGTCAGAGGGACGGAGGGGCAAAGGGGCAGGGGGAGAGGAGGAGGTCTCTACGCGGGAGTCCGCATCGTCCTTGAGGGACGATGCGGTGGGGAGGTCATGGAGAGCGCCCGCCGGGTGAACCGGCTGGTTTGGGAGTTGGGAACCGGGCGTAGAGGAGGTCCGCTCACGTGTGTTCGTGGTTCGGGAAGGCGAGCGCGATTCATCGAGCACTGGTTCCGGTTCGCTGTGCTGACCGGGAACCAGTGGCACCCGAACGGAGTGGACGCGCGCGAGGGCGAGGTGAGCGGCGTCGATGGGGACGATGCGTGAGAGGCGGTAGAGGTGGTACGCGGCTTTGCGGGCGCGCTCGGAAGCGCGGATGTAGTCGAGATCGCTCAGGTGGGTTGCGGGATCGGGCTTGGAGCGCGCGAGGGCGTGGAAGTCGTCGAGGATGCGGACAAGCACGCGCACGGCGGAGGAGAGGTTGAGGGATGAGGCGAGGCGCGTGTGCGTGCTTGCGCCGGTCTCCATCTCGCGGACGCGGGCCTGGATCTCCGGGCGCGCGAGCCAGAGCGTGAGCGCGGCGAGGGAGAGGTTGAACTGTCGCGCGACGGAGTTGAGGGAGCATTCGGGATCGGCGAGGGCGGAGAGGATTGCGTCGGCATGCGAGGAGAACGCAGAGGACGCGGAGGAATCAGAGGAACGCGGAGAGGAAGAGGGAGAAGGGGCGGAGGAACGAAGGGGCAAAGGGGCAGAGGGCGGAGAAGTCAGAGAGACACCGCTCTGGAGAGCGGTGCCACCGGGAGGGCTGCCGGCGGGGCTGGCGTGATCGGGGCGAGGTGTCGCGGTGGCCGCGGGCATGCGTCGAAGGTACGCGGCGGCGGAGGCGATGCAAGGGGGTGGTGGGCCGAAAGTGGGCTCTCACTGACAGACGTATGTCAGTGAGAGGAGCAGATTTTTGCGAATGTGGGATGGGGCGCCCCGGGGATCGGCGATGTTCGATGGTTCCAGAGGGACGGAGAAGGGGATTGGGGTCACCGGCCGCAACGAAGAACCCGGGCGTGCGCTCGGGGCCCCCTTTGAGTCAGTGCGATGAAGGAGGTGTCGGGGGGGGCGCCCGCGTGTTGATCAGCGTGCGCGTGGGCGTCGTTCGCAGCGGATGAGGCGGTAGCCCAGGTCGAGGGCATCGAGGGTCAGGAGGTGGCGGTTGCGGTCGGCCCAGCGACCCGTTGAGTGATCGGGGGAGAGGTCGGCGCGGAGCGCGGCGAGGCCGGGCTCCGGGTCGATGCGTGCGAAGCTGGAGATGCAGGCACGCTTCTCGGGATCAAGGTAGCACTCGGGCCTGCGCCAGTAGGCGCAGAGGAAGCCGTCGATGCAGTCGTGAGGGATGGGGACGGGCGTGATGTGCGGGGGGCCGATGGTGCGTTCGAGGAGTGTGGTGAGCGCGGCGGTGGTGGGGAAGATGGTGCGGTCGTGGGCGAGGATCTCGGGGAAGTAGTCGCGGGTGAGCCAGAAGGGTGAGGCGTCCGGCGCGTCGGGGATCCAGGTGAGGATGACGACGCGATGGCGCGCGACGCGGGCCATCTGGCGCAGGCCCTGTGCGGGGTCGGGCCAGTGGTGGATGGTGAGGATCGCCATGGCGGCGTCGAAGGAGTTGTCTTCGAGGGGGAGTGAGTCGGCGGAACCCTGCACGCAGGGGGCGGCGAGCGGGGGCGCGGGTCGCTGGCGGATCATGACGTCGGAGGGTTCGACGGCGAGGACGGTTCTGTCCTGATGTTTGCTCGGAGGTTCGTACGAGCCCGTGCCCGCGCCGACGTTTACGACGCTCGTGGCATTGCCGAGCGCGGCGTTGATCGCCTGGGCGATGCGCGGGTCGGGGCGACGGTGGCGGGCGTAGGCGTGGCCGATGGTGTTGTAGAGGGCCATGTGTTCCCCGGGCGCGGCGTGCCGCGCGAGAGGGCATGGTAGAGGCGGCGGGTCCGCACATGGAGGGGGCGTGGTCGCGAGGATGCGGGCGGATGCGAGAGGGAGAGGATGCGGCGCGGGCCGGATGAACCGGCCCGCTTGGGAGTTTTGAGCCGGGCCCGTGCGGGCCGCTCCACCAAGGAAGCCGCTGCGCGGCGGGTTTGGACCCAGGGCGCCGCTCGTGCCTTCGGCACTCGCTTGCCCTGGGCTGTGGCTGGGACGGCCCGTTGGGCCTCGCATGAAGAGGAGCAGAGAGGCCGAAGAGAAGCACTGAGAAGAAGCGTCGCCCTTGGCGACTCCCCGCGTTCAAAGGATGCCGCGGCGCGGCGAGCTTTCCACGGGCAGCGTTGCCCTTCGAGGCGGCCTCGCCCGTGGCCACATTCCGTCGGCCCGTTGGGCCGCACGGACAAGATGAAGGGAGCAAGGAGAGGCGAGTGAGACGAATGGAGGCGAAGTCTGTGGTTCGAGCACTGACCCACGCTCTATCGCGCGCCGACTGATTCGCTCCCGATCGCGGTGCTCTGTCCGAAAAGGAAGAGCCAGCCGCGTTCGCCGCGGACGCAGATGTGAACGACCTGGTAGCGCGCCTCGAACCGCTCTCCCCGGTAACTGAACTGCTCGGATGTCCGCAACGTGACCATGGCCACGCCTGCGGCGAGATGGTCGATTGCCTGGGATTCGATCAGTTGGGATTCAATGCGAACCTCGCCTTGGGCTCGGCTGTGGAGATACGCATCCCGGGACAAGTCGCGCCCCAACGAATCGACATAGCGGTACCGCTCGTGCAGGATCGCGGCCAATGCGGGGATGTCCATCTGGATCAACGCACGAGTCCGCTCCGCAACCAGAGCGAGAAGAAGGTCCGCATCGTTGGGCGTGGACATGGAAGGAGGTTAGGGAGCGTGCGCCCGGGACTGAACGGAGGAACACATTCAGTCGCCTTCGGCGACTCCAAGACGTTCAAAGGAACGCCGCGGCGCGGCAGGAGTGGACCCGGGCGATGCTCGTCGCTGCGCGACTTCGCTTGCCCCGGGCTCTGGCTAGAGCGGCCCGTTGGGCCTCAAGAGCGAGGCAGTGTGCGTGTAGGGGGATTGAAGAGCACCGAGATTGGGCCAGAGCGGCCAATGCGGTGGCACGGGCAAGGCAGTGTTGGGGCTACTGCCGCGGAGGAATGCCGGTCCCACACGCCGAAAGGGTGAGACACTTGGTGCTACTGTTGTACCCATGGTTTCTGATTCCTACCCGTGGAAAGCCGATCTTAAGCGTCGGGCGACTTGGCTCCGAAAGCAACAGCATGAACGGAGATGGTCCGAACCGGCACTTGTCCGTGTTGAACAATGCATCATGATCGGGTGCTATTGCATCCGTAAGCTAGTGGAGGCGAAGTTACTCACGGATCGAGTTGTGAAGCGTCCCGTTCCACTTGTGATTTACCCCACGACGGGCAAGCCAGTCACGCTGATGAACTGGCACAAGGTCGACCAGTTGTATAACTTTGAGAAAGGACAATCGCAACCTCGTCAAGTGGGCTTCCTGTGTAACCAGATGATTCACAGCTATGTGTTCGTGTGCGGATTCAACTCCCGCAATGGCTTGAGCTTCATTCTCTTCAGCTCCGACTTCGAGCGAAATAAGAACCTGTACCAAGTATCCGTGCGGGCACTGGCGAACCTTTTTGACGCTGTCGCACGCGATGGTGTTTGGTCAAGCCACCTCGTTCTCGAGATGACCCAAGACGGTGCGGTGAAAGACTACAGAGTGAGGAATCGGTAGTCATACTTAGTTGTTTTTAGAATCATGGCGCACGACCTGGACCAGTGTTCCGCAGGACGTCGCCTTACCTCTCCACACTCACCGTCACCTGCGCACCCTTCGGCTGCTTCGGCGCTTCGATGTGGAGTTTCTTGGCGCGGTGTTTGGACCAGTCGGTGACCTGGAGGTCGGGGCTGTCCGCGCCGGTGTGGGCGCGGAGGATGTCGTAGGTGTTGTTCCGCTGGGCGGGGGTGAAGCCCGCGTCGCGGATCAGGCGGCAGAGGACGGCCTCGTTCAGGCAGTACGTCGTGCCCGCGGATGAGACCACGTTCTCTTCCATCATCACCGAGCCCATGTCGCTCGCGCCGTACATCAGGCCGACCTGTCCGACGTGCGGGCCCATGGTCACCCACGAGGAGCCGATCGAGTAGATGTTGTCGAGCATCAGGCGGCTGGCGGCCTGCGTGCGGAGGTACTCGGTCGCGCCGGCCATGCGGACACGCCGGCCGAACTCGGCAGCGCCGGGGCCGAGGTCGCGGTAGTCGACTTCATCCCCACCCTTTCCATCTGCGGCCCGGCCCCAGTTGAACGCACGCGCGACAATGTCACCGGGGAACTCGGCATCGAGTTCGCCGGGATTGGAACCCCAGTCTTTCACCCGGCCCAGGGGTGTGTTCTCGCGCTGGAAGGGCCAGGAGATGAAGGCCTTGTAGTGGCCGCCGGGGGTGACGCGGCCTGTGGCGGGATCCTCAACGCCCGCGCCGAACTCGAGGATGGCGCGGTCCTGCCACTCGCGGACGAGCTTCATGTGGTGGATGCGGTCGGCGTGTCCCTCGATGTGGCCGAACATCATGGTTGCGCTCGTGAACATGCCGAGGGAGTGGGCGACGTACATGCAGGTGAGCCAGGACTCTGCGTCGCACTTGCCCAGGCCGATCTTGCGGCGGACGGGCGTGGCGAAGATCTCTCCCCCACCACCCGGCAGCGAGTCGAGGCCTGCTTCCTTGAGCTTGGTCATCATCCAGCGGACTTTGGCCTCGAAGGTTGAGCCGGGGGGATTGAAGAAGTGGACGAACTCGACGAACTCGGGGGGGCTGAAGGCGTGGATGTGGATGTGTGGGAAGCGGGACTTGATGGAGTGGAGGAGGTTGAGGTAGTAGTCGAGGGGGAGGTCGGGGTTCATGCCGCCTTGCATGAGGATCTGCGTGCCGCCGATGTCGGAGAGCTCGGCGATTTTCTGGTGGATGGTTTCGGTGGGGAGCGTGTAGGCGTCGTGGTCGTCGGCATCGCGGCGGAAGGCGCAGAAGGTGCACTTGGCGGTGCAGACGTTGGTGTAGTTGATGTTGCGATCGATGATGTAGGTGCGGAAGGTGTCGCCGTGGAGGGTGCGGGCGCGGGCGTCGGCCCAGCGGCCGAGCGTGTGGAGGGGTGCGGCGCGCAGGAGGTCCAGGCCCTGGTCGGGGGTGAGGCGGGCGTGGCCCTGCGCGACGGCAGCGAGCAGGCCGGCGTCGGTGGCGGCGAGGTGAGGGTGCTCGGGGGGCGGGGTGTAGACGACGGGCTTTGAGTTGGTCATGGGCGGCTCCGTGCTCGCACCGGTTTCAATGATTCCTGAAAGGATAGGAAGAGAAGAGGGAACTCACCACAGAGGCACAGAGGACACAGAGAAGAAATGGACTTGGTGGTAGGAAGGGATAAGGAAGAGGGGCAAGAGCACTGGTTCCGGCCGCAGAGCCGACCGGGAACCAGTGGCAACCGAGGAAGAAACGGCGCGGAGTGCGGACTGAACCAAAGGCATGATTACACCTGGGCGTCGGCTTTGCGGACGGCATCGCAGAAGGCGTGGATGAGGGCGGGGTCTTTGACGCCGGGGGCGGATTCGACGCCGCTGGAAACATCGACGGCGAAGGGGCGGAGGATGCGGATAGCGTCGGCGACGTTATCGGGGGTGAGGCCTCCGCTGACGATGAGGGGGAGGTCGAGGGCGTCGGCGTGTGGCTTGAGGGCGGACCAGTCGAAGGAGGTGCCCTGGCCTCCTGAGGAGCCGTCGACGAGGATGGCATCGACTTCGTTGATCTTGGAGAGGCGGGCGAGGTCTTTGGCGATGGTCGCGGCGTCGAACTTGATGGCTTTGATGAGGTTCGGGCCGCACTGCTGGATCAGTTGGTCGGATTCGTCGCCGTGGAGCTGGACCATGGTGGTCGGGCAGGTCTCTTCGGCATCGCAGAAGAAGTCGAGCGAGGCGTTCTTGAAGAGTCCGACGGTGGAGAGGAATGGCGGGAGGGAGGCCTGGATCTCGAAGGCCTCGTCGGGGGTGATGGCGCGGGGGCTGGCCTTCACGAAGACGAAGCCGATCG from Phycisphaeraceae bacterium includes the following:
- the efp gene encoding elongation factor P, whose product is MKVSEMRPGIGFNMDGKLCVVVGIEHRTPGNLRAFVQLTYREVLSGKQLDKRMQPTEDLQVVELDRRPMEFLFTDNTGSTFMDLENYDQHVLNKALVGDAIYYLRPNTEVVVLCNDGNPIRVELPASVELTITDTPPGIKNATATNQLKEATCETGLKTRVPPFIETGEKIKVSTADGSYLSRA
- a CDS encoding radical SAM protein, coding for MTNSKPVVYTPPPEHPHLAATDAGLLAAVAQGHARLTPDQGLDLLRAAPLHTLGRWADARARTLHGDTFRTYIIDRNINYTNVCTAKCTFCAFRRDADDHDAYTLPTETIHQKIAELSDIGGTQILMQGGMNPDLPLDYYLNLLHSIKSRFPHIHIHAFSPPEFVEFVHFFNPPGSTFEAKVRWMMTKLKEAGLDSLPGGGGEIFATPVRRKIGLGKCDAESWLTCMYVAHSLGMFTSATMMFGHIEGHADRIHHMKLVREWQDRAILEFGAGVEDPATGRVTPGGHYKAFISWPFQRENTPLGRVKDWGSNPGELDAEFPGDIVARAFNWGRAADGKGGDEVDYRDLGPGAAEFGRRVRMAGATEYLRTQAASRLMLDNIYSIGSSWVTMGPHVGQVGLMYGASDMGSVMMEENVVSSAGTTYCLNEAVLCRLIRDAGFTPAQRNNTYDILRAHTGADSPDLQVTDWSKHRAKKLHIEAPKQPKGAQVTVSVER
- a CDS encoding class I SAM-dependent methyltransferase: MALYNTIGHAYARHRRPDPRIAQAINAALGNATSVVNVGAGTGSYEPPSKHQDRTVLAVEPSDVMIRQRPAPPLAAPCVQGSADSLPLEDNSFDAAMAILTIHHWPDPAQGLRQMARVARHRVVILTWIPDAPDASPFWLTRDYFPEILAHDRTIFPTTAALTTLLERTIGPPHITPVPIPHDCIDGFLCAYWRRPECYLDPEKRACISSFARIDPEPGLAALRADLSPDHSTGRWADRNRHLLTLDALDLGYRLIRCERRPRAR
- a CDS encoding phosphoribosylanthranilate isomerase, with amino-acid sequence MPRTRIKICGIRDIDSAIACANAGADAIGFVFVKASPRAITPDEAFEIQASLPPFLSTVGLFKNASLDFFCDAEETCPTTMVQLHGDESDQLIQQCGPNLIKAIKFDAATIAKDLARLSKINEVDAILVDGSSGGQGTSFDWSALKPHADALDLPLIVSGGLTPDNVADAIRILRPFAVDVSSGVESAPGVKDPALIHAFCDAVRKADAQV
- a CDS encoding shikimate kinase translates to MAAELTIILIGLRGSGKSTLGRALALENARAFVDLDELTPRILSRASVAEAWEKDGEEAFRKGETLALAKALATPGAVLALGGGTPTAPGAKEMLVEQQRAARAIVVYLRASAPTLRQRLSGADNASRPSLTGSGVLDELEGILARRDPLYLALADEVVEVDGLSQSEALVMLRTAIGQ
- a CDS encoding MBL fold metallo-hydrolase; amino-acid sequence: MRDGTNRQGEMTGVDRRAFIASACAMGLWLAAGSNVASAHVEQPPRTRPGRDSTDPAPSEPTPVPPGYFAWAALSDRVLFAPGDGGNALLLLAPRGGACALVDAKMPYVATTLRREAEQRGGKIETVINTHHHLDHIGGNLAFSADTRIVAHANAKPRVAPQLERLRQFLKSGVRTVSNSDGINKEQALKDAEALAAAADTIAADRWAPTQTFSGRISSANLGAMPIDLHQVGAAHTDNDVIVHAPQLDIVHMGDLLFHNLYPFIDRDSGANVRDWIKTLKYAKRLCKPKTIVVPGHGEVTDVKGIDGMIEFFEKSMDFVQKQIRQKKPREEVVAMTVPGQEERGFGHLREMAMGAMYDELMG
- a CDS encoding nuclear transport factor 2 family protein, coding for MSTPNDADLLLALVAERTRALIQMDIPALAAILHERYRYVDSLGRDLSRDAYLHSRAQGEVRIESQLIESQAIDHLAAGVAMVTLRTSEQFSYRGERFEARYQVVHICVRGERGWLFLFGQSTAIGSESVGAR
- a CDS encoding tyrosine recombinase, whose product is MPPARTTPPPPRKKRPAPHDDLPRALAAEIDLFFTYIRVECGFRPNTVAAYGHDILTLARDLVSRGVGSWSSVNGRMLSEHLASLHAIHNMEPSSVARHLATLRVFFRFLHARSVIAEDPTSLLERPTRWKKLPNVLSPKQMRALVEAPSPPAPKPDTEQTPRALRTLPELWMRDRAMLELMYACGLRASETADLLLTDWVPTLGIIRVRGKGEKERIVPVGEHAIIATEHYLEHCRPRLAKPGAKDKGRLLLSVRGLPLERVAIWQLVRKHANAAGLREVHPHMLRHSFATHLLMGGADLRVVQELLGHADIATTQIYTHVDKTRLRSVHQKYHPRG
- a CDS encoding transposase, with translation MDNASWRVLAASVRKLDRSPRGGRFTFTDADIVLTFLWAVLHRRPTSWACRRDAWPLWRRGRLPSPSRMSRRLRTTSVQALLAAAEAENLVSASGALVLALDGKALRVASHSGDRTATFGAWGLRGYKLHAICDLAGSIVSWRLTPMHCHEAVMAKRMMRDMELNGYVLADSNYDSVKLYELCACKGGQLVVPRKDCRVGRGVRRSGTHPDRRRAIDMLEQSMTGFGRGLLSLRRVIERVFARLEMTHHVGLIPPHVRGIERVRRWIQAIIILDRHTQAMKR